The Alkalibacter rhizosphaerae genomic sequence AAAGAGGATCGGATTTCGACTGTGGGAGCAATGGGAAGCTTTTTATGCAAAACACAACCAGGTGGAACGGATCAGTTTTCAAAACGCCTTTCGCATCGCACAAGGAGTTTATGAAGGTCCCGATCTTATGGGAGAAGACGGCAACCTGGTCGCTCGTCGTGGAGATCGTGCAGGAATGATCCATCTGGAAAACATCCACTTTCAAAAATTCGGAACAGATCCAAAGCGGATCGCATTGCGATCGATCCGGTTGGTTCGAAATTCCATGAAAGAGTTGGCAGTGTTTTCTGCAACGGATCCAAGATACAAGGATGTGGATGTATTTGTGGGTCTGACGCTTCTGAGCAGGGGGGTGAAAGGAGTGGGATTCCATGTAGAGGAAGATTCCGCTCCCCCTTCCAAAGTCATTGGATGGATCCAGCAGATGGTGTATCGGGTCTATAATCCGGCAAACTTGAAGCATACCGGCGAAAATGAATCCACACCAAAAGTGGTGTGGATCAGCAGACAGGAATTGATGGACAAATATTTGCCCTCTTCAGGAGACGTCCACGCCCAGGACCTCTCGTAGGATCATAGGGATCATGTAGCCGGCATTTAGCAGAAATGCCGCTTCCGGCTGGTAGGATGCCAGGGTCTCGTTATAGTAGGTTTCTTTCAACAGCTGGATCAGGCCGTCCAGATCCAGACCTTCTTCATATCCTTCCACCAGCAGCTCCTTGGTTCGCTCCACGTTTCGGCTGGAAGCGTCAAAGTAGTCCTTTGCGTCTTTGCCATGGACAAGGCCGTAATGAGGGATCAAAACATGCTCCGCTTCTTTGGAAGCGGCTTTTTTTATGGAGTCCAGAGTAGCCTGGTGGCCTACCAGATGGCAGGGGATCACATCTTCCACCCCGTCACCCAGGGTGCCGAAGGTCTCGTTGGCAAGGAGAAGATCCGCTTCCTTGCTGTAAAAAGCGATGGCGCAGCGGGTATGCCCCGGTGTTTCCAGCACTTCCAGGGTCATGTTCCCAAAGTCCAGAAGATCGCCCTCTTTGACCACCAGATCAATGGCCAGCTCCACCGGAGCTGGTGGGAACGAAGATACCCCAAAAGACTGGGCCACGTGCTCGTTCATTTCTTTCAAGACCCTTTTTGCAGTCGGCCGCTGCAAGGCCTTGGCGGCGTGGGCGGAAGAAACCACAAGTGCTTCCGGCCAGCGGGCTTTTACATAGGGAGTCCCGGATACGTGGTCGTAATGGGAATGGGTGAGAAGGATATAATCGAGGGGACGCCCCTGTAAATGGTTCTCCAAATTTTTCACGACGGTTTCTGCACAAAAAGCAAAACCGGAATCGATGAGGGCCGTCTTTTCATCGCCGATGAGCAGATAACACTCTCCGCCGGCTACAGCCCCTACATTTACGATGTCAAACATGGCAAAATCTCCGTTTCTATAAGGATTGGTGAATATTTCCTCTATTTTAGCACAATTGTCAAAAGGTGGGGTGATTTTTATCCACGGGGGAGTTCTTTTGCAGGAAGGCATTGTTTTGCCGGTTCAATTGTGATACTTTTGATAATGTATATTTCAAATA encodes the following:
- a CDS encoding MBL fold metallo-hydrolase, giving the protein MFDIVNVGAVAGGECYLLIGDEKTALIDSGFAFCAETVVKNLENHLQGRPLDYILLTHSHYDHVSGTPYVKARWPEALVVSSAHAAKALQRPTAKRVLKEMNEHVAQSFGVSSFPPAPVELAIDLVVKEGDLLDFGNMTLEVLETPGHTRCAIAFYSKEADLLLANETFGTLGDGVEDVIPCHLVGHQATLDSIKKAASKEAEHVLIPHYGLVHGKDAKDYFDASSRNVERTKELLVEGYEEGLDLDGLIQLLKETYYNETLASYQPEAAFLLNAGYMIPMILREVLGVDVS